The Nostoc sp. UHCC 0926 genome segment ACGATGATCTTTGGTCAACCGGCTCGGTTTTAGTTTCCAGTTTATTGAAGTGTATCAGAAGAACAGAAGTCCTAGCTAAGACAGTAATTTCAGCAGTAGATTTTATAGAACTTGTCGATGTGCTTATAAAGTTCATAGCCTTGAAATTGGCAGTAGGAACACGAATCAACAGGCTATGCTTAATCCAGATTAAAAATATTCATTGTAAATGCCTTAATGAAGTCCGCTCCTGAATTTCCTGTCCTAATTGTGACTGAAGCACACTATGAGCTTTCCAGTAAAGAGATGATGGGGAGTAAATATAAGTTTTGGTTTCAGCATGAAGAACTTGGTCGTTGCTTGTATAAGCAAGTAAAGCAAAATTTAGGAGAAGATTGGGCAGAGAAAGTTGCATCACAATTGTGTGAACTTTTGGGATTACCTCATGCTAATTATCATTTAGCAGAAACTTGGGAAGGTAATCGAGGCGTAGTTTCACCCTACTTTTTGCCACCAGGAGGAACACTTGTTCATGGCAACGAAATTCTGACTCCAATTGTGCCAGACTACCCCACATTCGCAATCTACGGCAATAAACAACATACAATTGATATTGTGCTGAGAGTTATTGAAGCAGATCATGTGAGTCTCCCTATGGCTTGGACAGCACCGAGCGGTATCCAAAAAGCTGTAGAAGTGTTTGTTGGCTACCTCCTGTTAGATGCCTGGATTGGCAACGGCGATCGCCACCATGAAAACTGGGGTTTTGTCCGCAATAAGACGGCATCTACTACAGCAGAAACGGTACACTTAGCACCAACCTATGACCACGCCTCATCTTTAGGACGTGATCTCCTTGATGAACAGAGGCAGAAGCGCTCAATAGAGGCATACGCAAATAAATGTTATTCTGCTTTTTATGGCAGTGTTAAAGACAAAAAGCCCCTGAAAACAATTGAAGTATTTCACCGAGTTGCTCAACTTTATCCCCAAGCAGCCCATATATGGCTGGAGCGTCTTGAACGGATCTCCAGGGCGAATACGCTAGAAATTTTTAGTCGAATTAATAGAGAGCGCATCTCAACTATTGCGGTTGAGTTTGCCCAGAAGATTCTTGAATTCAATCAAACTAGGCTGCTTAATTTAAGGGAATCACTACAGTGAAGACACCTCAAACACTATTTTTAGCTTGGCAAGACCCTAACAGTCGCTTCTGGTTTCCCATTGGTCGGTTGACCTTTGATGGTACTTCATACAAATTTGTCTACACCCAAGGCGTGAAAGAGGCACAACATCAGTGCTATTTTGAACCTTTATCTTCCTTCCCGCATTTCAATCAAGTATATACATCAACCCAATTATTCCCTGTCTTTTCTAATCGGTTGCTGCCTCGTTCACGCCCTGATTACGCAAGTTTCCTGCAATGGCTGAATATTCCAGAGCATGAAGATTCACCACTGGCAATTTTAGCCCGTAGTGGTGGACAACGGGAAACAGATAGTCTCACTGTCTTCCCTTGTCCAGAGCCAGATGAAGAAGGGCGATATCAGCTGCACTTTTTCGCCCACGCACTGCGACACTTACCTAAATGTGCAGTTGATCGGATTAATCACTTTCAGCCAGAAGAGAAGTTGTGGTTAGCTCACGAATTTCAAAACCAATATGATTCTCAGGCATTAACTCTCAACACAGAAGATCACTATATCGTAGGGTATTGTCCACGTTACTTACGAAGTGAAGTTTTTGAGCTTCTCTGGAAAGACCCTAGTTCAGTAGACTTGCGTGTAGAGCGTGTAAATCTACCGCCAACCCCACTCCAGTTTCGTTTATTGTGTAGCATAACTGCTCAATGCAAAGATGACTTTCGCCCCTTTTCTAGTCCAGAGTATCAGCCCCTTGTAGAGTCAGATATTGTAACACCATCTTTCCTTCCTCCCTCCTAAATTATCTCAACCAGAAGATAGGCTTTTTGTACAAACCCTTGAAAAGGAGGATTAGGATTTGAAGGTAATAATGCCAAACCTAGTTTTTGCTATTCCCCCTTTTCGAGGGGACATACAAAAAACCCCAAGGCTAACAAAAAATCGCTCTCCTCTCATTCCAAACGTGTAGATGCTTGAATATCCATTTCATCCAGTGGTTCTTCAATAGCATTACGTATCCAGTTGAGGTCAAATTTATCTTGCGTATTTGCCTGCACTTCAATTCTGATAGTCATACCATCAGCTTTATCTGATAAAGTCTGCAATACCTCAAATAATTGAAAGATTTTCGACTTATCAGTAACAGAAGTTAACTTGTAATATCGCCCTGGCTGTTTACCGTTAACGATATCAACTAAAATTGAGCGTTCAACACTACTTGTTTGTGATTTATACTCAACAGTCTTTTTATCTTCTCCTACCGTATTGGGTGTCGTAGTACCACTCGTACCCACACTATAACTTTCGTTTCCAATATTGCTGGTATCATCTCCTTCCTCATCGGTTGCTGTTGTTTCCACCTCTTTCGTAGATGACAAGGTACGCAAATTATTAACTAATTTTGGAGATAAAAGATAACCAGCTAAGTCTAATTCATCAGTGGGAATTACTTTTTCAAAGCTTATTAAGCTGGGATTTTCTACTATCGCTGTGCCACTGCTAATTGTTAGTGACGGCACATAACCTAACATTCCTTGTTCAATGGCTTTGAGAATAGCTTTTTTAATCCCTTCAACTCCTAACATTTTGGGGAAATTGGGGAAGCGGAAGAAGTAACTTACCAATTCTTCACCTGTAATATATTCATTATCTGGATTTTCTAAGCCAGATAAGCGCACTAATTTAGCAGGAGTAATTGAGTCAAAAACATGATTCTTAAGGGCATCTAGTACCCTTTCTTGCAAATTCTGACTGGTATTCAGTTGTGATTGCAAATCAATAGTTTCTAAACGTACTGGTCTTTCTCCGTTGGGGTCGGGTAGTGGTAATAAGATATCGTCATAAAGACGGCGAATAGCTGCACCGATTTCGCTGTTTGCATCTTTAGCTTTACCATTTAATTCTTCTATATCTTCTGCGGAGAATTTGTACTTTGTCTTTTGCTCAATTAGCGAAGATATTGCTAATGCAGTTCTCGCACCCTTACGTGCTTTCTCCATTTGCACTTTGGTGGGAACTACAAATGCTAATGCATTTTTATATTCCCGTTTATCATTGCCACGATTTTCTACCCAATCTAAGGTATCCGCATGAACTAACTCCTTGCTTTTTTCTGCCCAGCTTGGTTCAAGGTATACGATACTAAAATGCGGTACTTTATCGGTAATCGCTGCTGAATCTTTAGCCCATAATACAACTTTACCCCGATTGACTTGTAAGTTCTTGCTTAGTTCTTCGCGGATTTTTTGCAATACTTCATCGCCACCAATCTTACTTTCTTCATCCGCAATTAACTTGTTCAGATTAGGCTTAGTTTCAAAACGATAGCGGCGGCCGACATAATGTAAATAAAGTAGTTGTTCCCGCAGGTCGCTTAAAGCAGCAGTGATGGTGGTGCGTTCTAATCCTGGTGCTAAACAAGCGGCTGTAATATCTTGTTCTAAAACGCCTCTGTCTTCGCCACTTCTTGCACCAAAGGAATACATTAAAATTGCTGAAGCTAAACGGGTTCCGACTTTTAAATGTGCCAGTGCTGGTGCATCGGTTGCAATGCGGTTATCTACTGTTTTGACCCTAGCTTTGCGACCAGTTAAGTCAGCACCTAACACTGCACTATATGCTTCTCGCTCTCCCACTTGGGAAAAGAAAGCACTTCTGGTGGCATCATTTTCAAAGGGAATATTACCAGGAGTAATTAACCAAGACGAGTCTTGTGCTTGCCACAATGCGTAAGTTGCCGAAGCCAAAAATTGCAAAGCACCACGAGTGCGTTGATAACTAGGAAGACTACCCCAACGGTAATACATTAAATCGATTAAGTCGGGATGGAATGGATAACTCGATAAAATTCTTTCTGCCAGTAAATCAGCTTGTTGTTGTACTTCCTGTTTTTCTCTATTAGTATCCGCATAACTTTCACGGAATCTGCGGAATAATTCTGCTTGTTGTTTTGCTATTTCTTGGATAGTAGCGGGGTCGCCGATATTGCTGAATAAACGGCGCTGGACTACGCGCATTACTTCATCACCAGAAACTGGTTCTTTTTTGGCATCTATGCGGCTAACCAATTTATCTAAAGCACTCAGTAATCCTTCATTGCCAAAAGATTCTCCGACACTTGCTTGTAGTGAGTAAACTAAAACCGTTTTTGGTGATTCGCGGACAACTTCTGTTAGTTTTTGGATAAAAGTGAGAACTTGCCGACCAAAGGTAGAGTCCCCCACCTGTACACCCATTGCATTTTCTATGTAAATTAGCAATTCATCTATCAGGATTAGGTTGGATGTATCGCCAAGTATTCTTCTAAAGACATCGTTACCAGGGGCAATTTTTTGCTGATCTTCGGTTTCTAATAAAGAGTAGGCATCATATCCACCCAACTGCCATGCTAAATATCCCCAAGGTGTGAAAATGCGCGGGCCATTTTCAATTTGAATTCCTGTACCAGCGCTAATATCTAAACCAATAAAATGAGCAATCTTGACATTACCTGGGTCGGGTAAGGTATCGAGTTGGGGAATACCTTGTAAAGAGGTGCGGTTTTTGGCGATGTGATAGAGACTGATGAGAGAGTGAGTTTTACCCCCACCAAAGGGTGTGCGGAGTTGTAATACCCTGTCGCCTGCATTCCCTTGCAAGCCTTTAAGTACATCTTCAAGTAGCTTTCTTAGTGCCGTGGTCAGGTAGGTAGCAGCAAAGAAATCACGGGCATCGCGGTAAACTATCGGACACTGGGGGTCTTGGCGAATTACCGCACCCAGGCTGGCTGCGTATGTAGCGTTATCCAAATTACCGCTGAGGATGTCGGCGTGAGGAGTGACTACCTGTGTCCAAGGCTTTATTTGATAGGCGCTACTCATGGGATTTTAGGTTTTGATGCGGAGGTTGTTTCTATTATGACCTGTGCTTACTTAGATTGCCCTAAGCCCCTAACCGAAGTCGATTTATAGTGGATTCTAACTGAGTAAGCAGGACTTCCGCCGACGTGAAATCAATGGTTTGCGATTGCTTCACTGCGATCGCTGCGGACAGAAATACGTTCCTTTTGCGTAAGTCCTGAAGTAAACACAAGCAAAACTCGTCTGTGCGGGTTTAAAGGGGATGGGATTGTTTTCAAATTACTTGCTTTGGGTAAATAAATTATCCTCTACTACTCGTTTCCAAGAAGCTAACAAAGTATCTATTTGCTGTTGTTCCTTAGTACGGTTTCCATTCACAACTTCCGTAGCACCCGTTTCTGGTGTTAAAGCACGTCCGCCTAAAGCTTGGGCGACGAGTCGCAGTTGAGTTGCATCAGGTTGTGCTAAAGCAAGGAAATTTGGAATTTCTTGGGGTTTATTTTCTGCTAGCCACAGCAGGCGATGCAAAACATCAATTAAAGTTGGTACTGCACCAATGGCTTCTGATTTAACGTTGAATTTTTGTTGTTTTTCTGTCTTTTGGATGCCTAATTCTTCATTAGCACCGCGTTCGCTGTAGTCTCGCAATTGCACTTGGTTTTTAGTTTTTTTCACTAGTCCAAGTTTGCCATCTGTTAACCCACCAGCGCTATCAAGTTCTACACCAACACCACGCGCTAAAGTATTCGCTTCGTCAAATTCCACAACTGCTTCCCCATATTCATAGCGTCCCAAGATGTAATATTGGGTGGGTTTATCAACAGCAGAAACACCTTTTTTATCGCACAGTAACACGTCGGTTAAAATTGCTTCGAGGACTTCTTTCTGTACTTCGTCAAGGAAGGAATTAGCGTTTAATTCGTCGCCGTTGGGCAGTTCTACGCGGTCATATTGGGTGTAGGCGCGTAATCCTGCACCGATGCAAGCAATGACTAAATCAGCACCAGTAACACCTTCTACCAACAGCGTTTTTACGCGGTCGCGGACTATTTCTGATAGTTGGGGGCGTACATCTATTGCATAGTCGCCTATTTTGGCATCAGTGCGTTTGCGAGAAACTAGAAAAATACTGGAAGCGAGGGATGCTCGAAGACCGCGTAAGCCTCCTTGCTGTTCGGTATCAAGTGGCCACGCTTCGGTTATGGTAAATTTTGCCCGTCTGAGGGAATCAATTAGTGTTGACCAACCTGCTGTAGTTTTGTGAGCATATACAACAACCATCATGCCCCCTGGTTTTAGCACTCGACTTGCTTCACAAAATGCTTGGTGCATCATTTCTTCATAAGCTTGTGTTGCTTTTTTCTTATCTCCCCCATGTCGGGAAGGTTCCATGATGGCTTCGTTTTTCTTGGGGGTTAGTTGACTAGAAAAGTTTTCTGGATAAAGATGTCCAATTGAGCGTTTCAACCATACATAAAAGTAGTCTGAAAGGTCAGCGTAGGGAACAGCATCAAAATAAGGAGGGTCTGTAATTACTGCGTCGATGCTAGAATCTGGTAAATCTAATCTTTGGCAAGGTTGTCTTTTAGCGATAGCAACATCACTAATATCAGCTAAATTCCGTACATTTTGAATAGTCCAGTCTAAACCATCAGACCAATTTCCCGAACCAGAACCTATTGGATTTGATTCAGAAAAATCCCAGCACATTGGTAAGCGTCCACTAGCTACTGGACTTTGTGTAGTTTCACGAGTTGTGTCCCAAACACCTAAACTAGACCCTCGGTTTGTAACTTTTGTAATTCCAAGACTAAGGTAAGTTGCAATAGCTTTCGCCAATTCCTCTTCATATTGCTGTTGCAACATCTCCTGATGCGCCAACCGTACCCACTTGACAAAAGTAATTAACGAAAGCAATTGACGAGTTGTAAATAAATCCGACCATCTAACTAATCCGTAAGGTTGTACTCGAAAACCAAGAACTCCGTAATCTGGTAAAGGTTCAGTAGGAATAGTTAAACCTGTTTCAGTACAAAATTTTTCAAGCCTATTTTTTAATTCAAATTCGTTAGGAATATAGTGATTGTAATCTGTTCCAGCCAAATATGTTTTACCTTCTCTACCTGAGTTAGTACAGATAATCGCCATTAATTGTTGATTAATTCTCTCTGCAAAACCCTCTTTTTTTACATAATCAATATCAACAGTTGTACCACAGTGTCTACAAGTAGAATTACCCCGTGAACTACCAGTAGCAGGGTCAAAACCTAACCCTTTTTCTGTCGCAGCTTCCACCACCTCAAATTCAACGCGTTTCGTCTCATGATTCGGGATAACTTTGAGCGCAACATACTTTTTCGCCTTCTTACATAACCAAGTCTGACGCACCAAAGGAACCGCAGCACCACAAGCAGGGTTAGGACATTTCACCGTGCGCGTCCACAAATACGCTACAGGTGTAAGACTTTTAGATTTAGAATTTTTGTTTTGGGATTGGGTTTGAGATAATAAATCTAGCTGCAAAGGTTCTTTATCATCCTTCTCCCCATCTCCCTCTTTCCCAAGATTTGCATCTTGTATAGATGGATATAAATCACCAATTTCCTCCCGCACCTTTTCTATTACCCAATTCCCCCATTTCTCAACCTCGTCTGCTAATTTTTTACCATACTTTTGGGGATAAACTAAAGTACAAAGCTCAATAATATGAGCCACTGGGTTAAGTTCAACGGCGTAGGTTTCACAACCCAAACGCAATGCTTCTAAAGGAATTGCCCCACCGCCAGAAAACATATCCAGAACCTTTGGCGGTGGTACTTGATTTAGTGGCGTATCTGCTGGTAAATTTAGCCTTTCTCGTTGTGCTTCTAATATCTGCCTTTTAGCTTTATTAATAGTATCTTTCCCGGCTTCCCACTTACAGAGGTCAATCATCGCTTTACTTAAAGCCGTGCGTTTCTGCGATGACTCTGGTGCTGCAACTAACGAGGCAAAAACCGCCGCCCTTGCCGCTACTAAAGGTCGTCTTGCCCACCATAAATGTAGCGTAGAAATATGACCTTTTCTAATAGATTTTTCTCGTGCTGCTTCAAGAGAAATTTCACGAATTGGAATAAAGTCTTCAATTAAACGGCGGTCTTGAGACATGAATTTCCTAATAATTAGAGCAACAACATTAACCAAGTTGACTAAACCAGTGCGAACTGGCTACTTCATTTGCGAAGTTTACCAAACCAACTATACTTTCTTTTACCACCGGAAATAAAGCACACAGAGCATAACCTAAACAAAAGCCACCTACAGAACAACTCCAAAAGACACTTGATTTTGTATTAATTTCCTCTGCATAAGGAAAAGAACTAAACTCACGGATGTCTTCAAGAGGTTTAGGATATTTTTTGTATAGCTCTTTCCAAGAATGCCATATTAATTTGAGTATTATAACCGTACAAATTAACGCTTTTATTGACTCTTCTACAGTATTAATAGTTGAAAAATTTTCCACAAAATGTTTACTCCAAAATACAAATAATGCTATCCAAGGTACTACAGAAATCATCGCTTTCAAAGCTTCTAGCAGAGATAAAGGGTCAAAATCTTCAGGTCGTAAATAGAAAATTCTGATGCCAATGGTAAGAGCAATTATATAAATTAATAACCATTGCCAGGTGTTTTCAGTAGAACCTACATACAAACCTGCACTAATATAAAATCCTAGAGTTAGTAGTAACCAAAATCTTGAGACAACAAAATAGAGAAACAGAAGTCCTAAGCTAATTTGAATGATTTCACTCATTTCAGTAAATAAATAGAAATAATTTTTCAGTATTTACGCAAAGATAACTTCACAATTCATTAGCTGACAGATGTTTTCTTAGTTCACATCTTGCACTAATAAAATCTGATGTACTTTAATTACTCAGTATTACACCCAAACTATTGATTTAGCGATAAAAGCCCATAAAAATAAGGTAGCTTTATCGCGCATATTTTTACGTTGCCTGAGTTTGTACGGAGAGGTGCAAGATATGAGCCTCCAATTAGCGGCGATCGCCACTAGCAAAAAATAAGAGAAACACTTTTTGCTACATTGTCTGAAAGTCTTGCTCAATAAAGCTTACAAAATGTGTTTCTTAAGAGTAGGTAATTCCTCAAAAACTAGCACATCGCTGCAATGCCTCAGCCCCGACAATATACCGCGTCACCTGCTTGATTTCCTTCGCCTCCCCTGCTAGCA includes the following:
- a CDS encoding HipA-like protein, with the translated sequence MKSAPEFPVLIVTEAHYELSSKEMMGSKYKFWFQHEELGRCLYKQVKQNLGEDWAEKVASQLCELLGLPHANYHLAETWEGNRGVVSPYFLPPGGTLVHGNEILTPIVPDYPTFAIYGNKQHTIDIVLRVIEADHVSLPMAWTAPSGIQKAVEVFVGYLLLDAWIGNGDRHHENWGFVRNKTASTTAETVHLAPTYDHASSLGRDLLDEQRQKRSIEAYANKCYSAFYGSVKDKKPLKTIEVFHRVAQLYPQAAHIWLERLERISRANTLEIFSRINRERISTIAVEFAQKILEFNQTRLLNLRESLQ
- a CDS encoding HIRAN domain-containing protein, with product MKTPQTLFLAWQDPNSRFWFPIGRLTFDGTSYKFVYTQGVKEAQHQCYFEPLSSFPHFNQVYTSTQLFPVFSNRLLPRSRPDYASFLQWLNIPEHEDSPLAILARSGGQRETDSLTVFPCPEPDEEGRYQLHFFAHALRHLPKCAVDRINHFQPEEKLWLAHEFQNQYDSQALTLNTEDHYIVGYCPRYLRSEVFELLWKDPSSVDLRVERVNLPPTPLQFRLLCSITAQCKDDFRPFSSPEYQPLVESDIVTPSFLPPS
- a CDS encoding ATP-binding protein, whose translation is MSSAYQIKPWTQVVTPHADILSGNLDNATYAASLGAVIRQDPQCPIVYRDARDFFAATYLTTALRKLLEDVLKGLQGNAGDRVLQLRTPFGGGKTHSLISLYHIAKNRTSLQGIPQLDTLPDPGNVKIAHFIGLDISAGTGIQIENGPRIFTPWGYLAWQLGGYDAYSLLETEDQQKIAPGNDVFRRILGDTSNLILIDELLIYIENAMGVQVGDSTFGRQVLTFIQKLTEVVRESPKTVLVYSLQASVGESFGNEGLLSALDKLVSRIDAKKEPVSGDEVMRVVQRRLFSNIGDPATIQEIAKQQAELFRRFRESYADTNREKQEVQQQADLLAERILSSYPFHPDLIDLMYYRWGSLPSYQRTRGALQFLASATYALWQAQDSSWLITPGNIPFENDATRSAFFSQVGEREAYSAVLGADLTGRKARVKTVDNRIATDAPALAHLKVGTRLASAILMYSFGARSGEDRGVLEQDITAACLAPGLERTTITAALSDLREQLLYLHYVGRRYRFETKPNLNKLIADEESKIGGDEVLQKIREELSKNLQVNRGKVVLWAKDSAAITDKVPHFSIVYLEPSWAEKSKELVHADTLDWVENRGNDKREYKNALAFVVPTKVQMEKARKGARTALAISSLIEQKTKYKFSAEDIEELNGKAKDANSEIGAAIRRLYDDILLPLPDPNGERPVRLETIDLQSQLNTSQNLQERVLDALKNHVFDSITPAKLVRLSGLENPDNEYITGEELVSYFFRFPNFPKMLGVEGIKKAILKAIEQGMLGYVPSLTISSGTAIVENPSLISFEKVIPTDELDLAGYLLSPKLVNNLRTLSSTKEVETTATDEEGDDTSNIGNESYSVGTSGTTTPNTVGEDKKTVEYKSQTSSVERSILVDIVNGKQPGRYYKLTSVTDKSKIFQLFEVLQTLSDKADGMTIRIEVQANTQDKFDLNWIRNAIEEPLDEMDIQASTRLE
- a CDS encoding DUF1156 domain-containing protein — encoded protein: MSQDRRLIEDFIPIREISLEAAREKSIRKGHISTLHLWWARRPLVAARAAVFASLVAAPESSQKRTALSKAMIDLCKWEAGKDTINKAKRQILEAQRERLNLPADTPLNQVPPPKVLDMFSGGGAIPLEALRLGCETYAVELNPVAHIIELCTLVYPQKYGKKLADEVEKWGNWVIEKVREEIGDLYPSIQDANLGKEGDGEKDDKEPLQLDLLSQTQSQNKNSKSKSLTPVAYLWTRTVKCPNPACGAAVPLVRQTWLCKKAKKYVALKVIPNHETKRVEFEVVEAATEKGLGFDPATGSSRGNSTCRHCGTTVDIDYVKKEGFAERINQQLMAIICTNSGREGKTYLAGTDYNHYIPNEFELKNRLEKFCTETGLTIPTEPLPDYGVLGFRVQPYGLVRWSDLFTTRQLLSLITFVKWVRLAHQEMLQQQYEEELAKAIATYLSLGITKVTNRGSSLGVWDTTRETTQSPVASGRLPMCWDFSESNPIGSGSGNWSDGLDWTIQNVRNLADISDVAIAKRQPCQRLDLPDSSIDAVITDPPYFDAVPYADLSDYFYVWLKRSIGHLYPENFSSQLTPKKNEAIMEPSRHGGDKKKATQAYEEMMHQAFCEASRVLKPGGMMVVVYAHKTTAGWSTLIDSLRRAKFTITEAWPLDTEQQGGLRGLRASLASSIFLVSRKRTDAKIGDYAIDVRPQLSEIVRDRVKTLLVEGVTGADLVIACIGAGLRAYTQYDRVELPNGDELNANSFLDEVQKEVLEAILTDVLLCDKKGVSAVDKPTQYYILGRYEYGEAVVEFDEANTLARGVGVELDSAGGLTDGKLGLVKKTKNQVQLRDYSERGANEELGIQKTEKQQKFNVKSEAIGAVPTLIDVLHRLLWLAENKPQEIPNFLALAQPDATQLRLVAQALGGRALTPETGATEVVNGNRTKEQQQIDTLLASWKRVVEDNLFTQSK